Part of the Coregonus clupeaformis isolate EN_2021a unplaced genomic scaffold, ASM2061545v1 scaf1279, whole genome shotgun sequence genome, AGAACACTACCAGCCAGAGCAGCAGCAGAGACAGGCTCCATTTTCAGGTCACTGGATACGGGtctgtctcactctcacacaACAGAGATGCCAAATCATTAGAAATGACAACACCAGGTGGAAGGTAATTCGTAAACAGCAGTGGAATGCTCGCTGCTAAGCGCCACACAGAATGAATAGAATAACAAATAGACTACACATtctgactccccctctctccacccccctgccctcccttcccctcccctcccctctggccAAAACATACATACGTACACAGCTAcaatcctctctcctcctatacATCAGAATGCAAAATGGAACAGGATTGATACACATGTCTAATCTATTAGAATACATTCCCATCATACGGTAGAAAGGCAATAGCTCTGGCTGGCGATAAAAAAGTCACCCTTTATGTAAACAGACATCGAACGATGCACACGTGCAACTGTAGCAAAACACTAAACGCTTCGTtctctccctacacacacacacacacacacacacacacacacacacacacacacctaacgaTGTGAGCCAGCATGGCCAGGCTCATTTTCATAACACACCATCACAACAGCAGGGCAACAGCCAGTAGACACACAGAGAAgcacagcagtagcagcagcagcagtaaaaAGCATTAAAAACACCCAGACAGAGAAGTAACAGTCTGAAACCCTGTTTACTTACAGCATACTCAACGGTTCCTTTGGGTCTCTGGAACGACATGCGTCTGCTGCCATCCTTCTTCTCCTGAGTCTTCTTCTGGCCGGTATCTGAAAGCAAGCGAGGCAAGGTACGCATTACGttcatgttcctctctctccccagcttgCCTTGTCACAAGCCACCGTTTCTCAGGCACACGGGTAGACAGCTCATTCGTCAACAGTGAGCGTGCGAGCCAGTCAGCCTGCGATGTGAGCGGAGTGGAGCCtctttcgctctccctctcctcgcAAGCTCTCGCcactctagctctctctctcttcttccctcgctctcctcctctctctcgttccctctctctctctgtagccttcCACCACGCAGCACAATGACATGCATTGATTCCGTTCACCTTGTCTTCCCCCTgctgctgcctctcctctcacAGCAGACACACAGCACCTTGACCTCCATGAGGaactgaggaggactgggagggaggggagagcaaGGGGGCTGAAGGCAGGATCTGAGAACTTGGACTAGGGATGGAGCTGGGGCtaggggagacaggagagggtaGTGACTCAGGTATTCTATGGGGTATAGGTATATGGGGGTATGGGGTTAAGGGGCTGGGGgataggactggggctgggggtGTAGGGCTGGATCTGAGATCACATGGATGGGGCTGGGAGAGAGCAGGGGCCTAGGGCTGGGGGTGGAAggcttacagtacagtacagtgcacgTCTCTCAGTCGGCTAGGTTCACCCcattatgtacagtatgtaggctatgtgcagcAGATCAGATCAGAAGCCTAACAAGTCCTTTACTTCTTCTGTCTTTGTCACAGAGCAGCTCGGCTGAAAACATGAGTCATTCTCCATGCAGCCATTCTATTTCTGGGGCTCAGGACTCACTGCACTGaacagggagagaagaagaggaactGCTTCAGATGGAGCTGTAGCCATGACTCCACTCTGTATTCACAATGATAGGTAATGTAGTAGGTTTAATGTTTGCAGTCTGTCAAATGCACCATAAAGCCTGAGATAGCTTTGGTGATCAAACGATGAACAGATGTGCATTGAAGCATATATACAGTATGGTGTCCCTGCTGTCTCTTTTGGTTTATTTGACACCCCACTAATACAGTTGTATGACAGCAGTGTATCTGACATGAAGCTCTGTTACATATTGTTTCAGGTCATAGACATAACACTAATGTGATACCAAAACACTGACATGGTGGTATGAGGGTTAAGCCAAGACCAAGAATAAATATCACCTGATTCTAAAGcaagagagagctacagagagagcagaaagagagagatacattagaaagagagagatacattagaaagagagagagagagagagagagagagagagagagagagagagagagagagagagagagagagagagagagagagagagagagagagagagagagagagagagagagagagagagagagagagagagagagagagagagagagagagagagagagagagaaagagagagagagagaggtagggagagactcagagctacattCACAGCTGCAGGGTGTTGCATAGTGAGGGCTAGAATAGTCTAAATTTGAACCACAACATGGAGTGTGATGATGTGCCACCAGAAACACAGCCATTTCCTCACTCTGGGAGCAGAGCAGAACCACAACGTTAAACAACAAAGGATAATCTGATCTCAGTGGGTCGACACCACAGGAACACATGATCACCCCCCTTGCCCCTTTACAGAGAACCTGTTCACTTCTAACAAACAGCCTGCCAGATAAACTCTGCTATTTTCTGCTAGGGCAAAAATAACATTCTGTACACAGTGTTATCTGAATGTTATCAAGTAACAAAAATTGACATTTATAATGAATTTCCCAAAATGAGATCTATAGGAGACAATTGATTAAACACTGTCATCACAAATGAAGTTACTCAGTTAATCAAATGTTCTGTTTGTGTGACACATTGTTGCACACTAAACAACAGcattgaatatattttttttcaattGTGCAGTGCATACTGCGAATACAAGCGTTGTGTTTTAGAGTGCGAGATGGCAACTAAGCGAGATGAAAGTCACAAATAATGGGAGCAACTGTGCCTGGGGCCACAGCCAGTCTCATTAAATGATTATCTCAGCAAAAACAGTGGGTTGTGTAACACCAGATTTCACAGATGTGGGTCAAGGTCATGTTATCTAATTCAATTtgcatctttctctctccaaAAGAAACAGAATTAAAGCAACAGTTATACCACCACAGCTGATATACTGTTGCTCTTCATTTAATTAATGGGACTTGCGACAGCAAACATCCCACTTTAAATCTTTGTCAAACTtctggcttattattattattattattctttagcACCCTTACAACGTTTAAGCTAGAAACGCTGTTCAAACTTGAAAATGTACAGACTCATTGTTTTCTGTACTTCTTTATTACAGTTGTCATATACTGTGGTATTCTAGTAAAGTGTAGTAGTCTGAGTGTAGTTATTTACAATGAAATGTGTGATCTAGCTGCcccatcaaatcacattttattggtcacatacacatatttagcagatgttattgcgggtgtagcgaaatgcttatattcctagctccaacagtgcggtagtatctaacaattcacaacaatacacacaaatctaaaagtaaaagaatcgtattaagaaatatataaatattaggacgagcaacgtcggagtggcattgactacaatacagtagaatacagtatatatatatatatatacagtggggaaaaaaagtatttagtcagccaccaattgtgcaagttctcccacttaagaagatgagagaggcctgtaattttcatcataggtacacgtcaactatgacagacaaatggaggaaaaaaaatccagaaaatcacattgtaatgaatttatttgcaaattatggtggaaaataagtatttggtcacctacaaacaagaaagatttctggctctcacagacctgtaacttcttctttaagaggctcctctgtcctccactcgttacctgtattaatggcacctgtttgaacttgttatcagtataaaagacacctgtccacaacctcaaacagtcacactccaaactccactatggccaagaccaaagagctgtcaaaggacaccagaaacaaaattgtagacctgcaccaggctgggaagacagaaTAGGTAAgccgcttggtttgaagaaatcaactgtgggagcaattattaggaaatggaagacatacaagaccactgataatctccctcgatctggggctccacgcaagatctcaccccgtggggtcaaaatgatcacaagaacggtgagcaaaaatcccagaaccacatggggggacctagtgaatgacctgcagagagctgggaccaaagtaacaaagcctaccatcagtaacacacttcgccgccagggactcaaatcctgcagtgcagacgtgtccccctgcttaagccagtacatgtccaggcccatctgaagtttgctagagtgcatttggatgatccagaagaggattgggagaatatcatatggtcagatgaaaccaaaatagaactttttggtaaaaactcaactcgtcgtgtttggaggacaaagaatgctgagttgcatccaaagaacaccatacctactgtgaagcatgggggtggaaacatcatgc contains:
- the LOC121586049 gene encoding oxidation resistance protein 1-like isoform X1 — protein: MEPLLHASRLKKKSQSVDIATQGFSPTLVPASPINKTAAPVTMTTTLGVQQNNATNSQRICSPRCSELKRGYTIDTGQKKTQEKKDGSRRMSFQRPKGTVEYAVSKQGFRLLLLCLGVFNAFYCCCCYCCASLCVYWLLPCCCDGVL
- the LOC121586049 gene encoding oxidation resistance protein 1-like isoform X2 is translated as MFSTKRLKKKSQSVDIATQGFSPTLVPASPINKTAAPVTMTTTLGVQQNNATNSQRICSPRCSELKRGYTIDTGQKKTQEKKDGSRRMSFQRPKGTVEYAVSKQGFRLLLLCLGVFNAFYCCCCYCCASLCVYWLLPCCCDGVL